A single region of the Geobacillus subterraneus genome encodes:
- the rpsC gene encoding 30S ribosomal protein S3: MGQKVNPIGLRIGIIRDWESRWYAEKDYGDLLHEDLKVREYINKRLQDAAVSRVEIERAANRVNVTIHTAKPGMVIGKGGSEVEALRKALAQLTGKRVHINIVEIKKPDLDAKLVAENIARQLENRVSFRRAQKQAIQRAMRAGAKGIKTMVSGRLGGADIARSEHYSEGTVPLHTLRADIDYATAEADTTYGKIGVKVWIYRGEVLPTKKKAEEGGK; the protein is encoded by the coding sequence GTGGGTCAAAAGGTCAACCCGATCGGTCTGCGCATCGGCATCATTCGTGACTGGGAATCGAGATGGTATGCGGAAAAAGACTATGGAGATCTGTTGCACGAGGACTTAAAAGTCCGCGAATACATTAACAAACGCCTGCAAGACGCGGCCGTCTCCCGCGTGGAGATTGAACGTGCAGCGAACCGCGTCAACGTAACGATCCATACAGCCAAACCGGGCATGGTCATCGGGAAAGGCGGTTCAGAAGTTGAAGCGCTCCGCAAAGCACTCGCGCAATTGACGGGCAAACGTGTCCATATTAACATCGTCGAAATTAAAAAGCCGGATCTGGACGCGAAACTCGTTGCTGAAAATATCGCTCGCCAGTTGGAAAACCGCGTTTCGTTCCGCCGTGCGCAAAAACAAGCCATTCAACGGGCGATGCGCGCTGGGGCGAAAGGGATTAAAACGATGGTTTCCGGCCGTTTAGGCGGTGCCGATATCGCTCGTTCGGAACATTACAGCGAAGGGACGGTTCCACTCCATACGCTGCGCGCTGACATCGACTATGCGACGGCAGAAGCGGATACCACGTACGGAAAAATCGGCGTCAAAGTATGGATTTATCGTGGGGAAGTCCTTCCGACAAAGAAAAAGGCTGAGGAAGGAGGAAAATAA
- the rplF gene encoding 50S ribosomal protein L6, translated as MSRVGKKPIEIPAGVTVTVNGNTVTVKGPKGKLTRTFHPDITINVEDNVITVTRPSDEKHHRALHGTTRSLLANMVEGVSKGYEKALELVGVGYRASKQGKKLVLSVGYSHPVEIEPEEGLEIEVPAATKIIVKGADKQRVGELAANIRAVRPPEPYKGKGIRYEGELVRLKEGKTGK; from the coding sequence ATGTCACGTGTCGGCAAAAAACCAATTGAAATTCCTGCCGGTGTCACCGTTACTGTGAACGGCAATACCGTTACGGTCAAAGGGCCGAAAGGGAAATTAACCCGCACGTTCCACCCGGATATTACGATCAACGTTGAAGACAATGTGATCACCGTTACGCGCCCAAGCGATGAAAAACATCACCGCGCGCTCCATGGCACGACGCGCAGCTTGCTCGCTAACATGGTCGAAGGCGTTTCGAAAGGCTATGAAAAAGCACTTGAGCTTGTCGGTGTCGGATACCGTGCATCGAAACAAGGGAAAAAACTTGTATTAAGCGTCGGTTACTCCCACCCGGTCGAAATTGAACCGGAAGAGGGGCTTGAAATTGAAGTGCCTGCAGCGACGAAAATCATCGTCAAAGGGGCAGACAAGCAGCGCGTCGGTGAACTGGCAGCCAACATTCGCGCCGTGCGTCCGCCGGAGCCGTATAAAGGCAAAGGCATTCGCTACGAAGGCGAACTTGTGCGCTTAAAAGAAGGCAAAACTGGTAAATAA
- the rplR gene encoding 50S ribosomal protein L18 gives MITKVDRNAVRKKRHARIRKKIVGTTERPRLSVFRSNKHIYAQIIDDTKSATIVSASTLDKEFGLDSTNNIDAAKKVGELVAKRALEKGIKQVVFDRGGYLYHGRVKALADAAREAGLEF, from the coding sequence ATGATCACGAAAGTTGACCGAAACGCGGTCCGTAAAAAAAGACACGCGCGCATCCGCAAAAAAATCGTCGGCACGACTGAACGTCCGCGGTTGAGCGTGTTCCGTTCGAACAAACATATTTACGCCCAAATTATCGACGATACGAAATCGGCAACGATTGTCAGCGCCTCAACATTGGATAAAGAGTTCGGTTTAGATTCGACAAACAACATTGATGCGGCGAAAAAAGTCGGCGAGCTTGTCGCCAAACGGGCGTTAGAAAAAGGCATTAAACAAGTCGTGTTCGACCGCGGCGGGTATTTGTATCATGGACGGGTTAAAGCATTAGCGGATGCCGCCCGCGAAGCCGGCTTGGAATTCTAA
- the rplN gene encoding 50S ribosomal protein L14 has product MIQQESRLKVADNSGAREVLVIKVLGGSGRRYANIGDVVVATVKDATPGGVVKKGQVVKAVVVRTKRGVRRPDGSYIRFDENACVIIRDDKSPRGTRIFGPVARELRDKDFMKIISLAPEVI; this is encoded by the coding sequence ATGATTCAACAAGAATCTCGCTTAAAAGTAGCTGATAACTCTGGCGCACGCGAAGTGCTTGTCATTAAAGTGCTCGGAGGTTCGGGCCGCCGCTACGCGAACATCGGTGATGTCGTTGTAGCTACGGTTAAAGATGCGACGCCAGGTGGCGTTGTTAAAAAAGGTCAAGTCGTTAAAGCGGTTGTCGTCCGCACGAAGCGTGGGGTACGCCGTCCAGATGGTTCGTACATCCGTTTTGACGAAAACGCCTGCGTCATTATCCGTGATGACAAAAGCCCGCGCGGCACGCGTATTTTTGGGCCGGTTGCCCGCGAATTGCGCGATAAAGACTTCATGAAAATCATTTCTTTAGCTCCGGAAGTTATTTAA
- the rpsH gene encoding 30S ribosomal protein S8, translated as MVMTDPIADMLTRIRNANMVRHEKLEVPASKIKREIAEILKREGFIRDVEYIEDNKQGILRIFLKYGPNNERVITGLKRISKPGLRVYVKAHEVPRVLNGLGIAILSTSQGILTDKEARQKGTGGEVIAYVW; from the coding sequence ATGGTGATGACAGATCCAATTGCTGATATGCTGACTCGCATCCGCAATGCGAACATGGTGCGTCACGAAAAACTCGAAGTCCCGGCTTCGAAAATCAAGCGGGAAATCGCCGAGATTTTAAAGCGCGAAGGGTTTATTCGTGATGTGGAATATATCGAAGACAACAAACAAGGGATTCTCCGCATTTTCTTGAAATACGGTCCGAACAACGAACGCGTCATTACCGGGCTGAAACGCATCAGCAAACCGGGGCTGCGCGTGTACGTCAAAGCCCACGAAGTGCCGCGCGTCTTAAACGGCTTAGGGATCGCCATTCTTTCGACGTCGCAAGGCATTTTAACGGATAAAGAAGCTCGTCAAAAAGGCACGGGCGGCGAAGTAATCGCCTACGTTTGGTAA
- the rplE gene encoding 50S ribosomal protein L5, translated as MNRLKEKYLKEVVPALMSKFNYKSIMQVPKIEKIVINMGVGDAVQNPKALDSAVEELTLIAGQRPVVTRAKKSIAGFRLRQGMPIGAKVTLRGERMYEFLDKLISVSLPRVRDFRGVSKKAFDGRGNYTLGIKEQLIFPEIDYDKVNKVRGMDIVIVTTANTDEEARELLTLLGMPFQK; from the coding sequence ATGAACCGCCTGAAAGAGAAATATCTAAAAGAAGTCGTGCCTGCTCTCATGAGCAAGTTCAACTATAAATCGATCATGCAAGTTCCGAAAATCGAAAAGATCGTCATTAACATGGGTGTCGGCGATGCGGTGCAAAACCCGAAAGCATTAGACAGCGCCGTAGAAGAGTTGACATTGATCGCTGGCCAACGCCCGGTTGTGACGCGCGCGAAAAAATCGATCGCCGGCTTCCGCCTCCGTCAAGGAATGCCGATCGGCGCGAAAGTCACCTTGCGCGGCGAACGGATGTATGAATTTCTCGATAAATTGATCTCGGTCTCGCTTCCGCGCGTGCGCGACTTCCGCGGCGTATCGAAAAAGGCGTTTGACGGGCGCGGCAACTATACGCTTGGCATTAAAGAACAGCTCATTTTCCCAGAGATCGACTACGATAAAGTCAACAAAGTGCGTGGCATGGATATCGTGATCGTCACGACGGCCAACACGGATGAAGAAGCGCGTGAACTGTTAACGTTGCTCGGCATGCCATTCCAAAAATAA
- the rplD gene encoding 50S ribosomal protein L4 yields the protein MPKVALYNQNGQTIGEIELNDAVFGIEPNKHVLFEAVIMQRASMRQGTHKTKNRAEVSGGGRKPWRQKGTGRARQGSIRAPQWRGGGTVFGPVPRDYSYKLPKKVRRLAIKSALSSKVLENDIVVLDQLSLEAPKTKEMVKILTNLAVDRKALIVTDELNENVYLSARNIPGVKVVSANGINVLDVLNHDKLVITKAAVEKVEEVLA from the coding sequence ATGCCAAAAGTAGCATTATATAACCAAAACGGTCAGACGATCGGAGAAATCGAATTAAACGATGCCGTTTTTGGGATTGAACCGAATAAACACGTATTGTTCGAAGCAGTCATTATGCAACGCGCCTCGATGCGCCAAGGAACACACAAAACGAAAAATCGCGCTGAAGTGAGCGGCGGCGGCCGCAAACCATGGCGTCAAAAAGGGACTGGACGCGCCCGTCAAGGTTCGATTCGCGCTCCGCAATGGCGCGGCGGCGGTACGGTCTTTGGTCCGGTTCCGCGCGACTACAGCTACAAACTGCCGAAAAAAGTTCGCCGTTTAGCCATTAAATCGGCACTGTCTTCGAAAGTGCTGGAAAACGACATTGTTGTATTGGACCAACTGTCGCTTGAAGCACCGAAAACGAAAGAAATGGTAAAAATTTTAACTAACCTCGCGGTTGACCGGAAGGCGCTCATTGTGACCGACGAGCTGAACGAAAACGTTTATTTGTCGGCGCGCAACATCCCGGGCGTCAAAGTCGTTTCTGCCAACGGCATCAACGTGCTTGACGTGTTAAACCACGACAAGCTCGTCATTACGAAGGCGGCCGTGGAGAAAGTAGAGGAGGTGCTTGCATAA
- the rpsQ gene encoding 30S ribosomal protein S17, with product MSERNQRKVYVGRVVSDKMDKTITVLVETYKKHPLYGKRVKYSKKYKAHDEHNVAKVGDIVKIMETRPLSATKRFRLVEVVEKAVVL from the coding sequence ATGAGCGAACGCAATCAACGCAAAGTGTACGTCGGACGGGTCGTATCGGACAAAATGGACAAAACGATTACCGTTTTAGTTGAAACGTACAAAAAACATCCGTTATACGGCAAACGCGTGAAATACTCGAAAAAATATAAAGCACACGATGAACACAACGTTGCGAAAGTCGGCGACATCGTAAAAATTATGGAAACTCGCCCGCTGTCGGCAACGAAACGCTTCCGCTTAGTCGAAGTCGTCGAAAAGGCAGTTGTTCTGTAA
- the rplV gene encoding 50S ribosomal protein L22 encodes MQAKAVARTVRIAPRKARLVIDLIRGKEVGEAFAILRHTPKAASPIIEKVLKSAVANAEHNYDMDINNLVVSQAYVDEGPTLKRFRPRAMGRASAINKRTSHITIVVSEKKEG; translated from the coding sequence ATGCAAGCTAAAGCTGTTGCGAGAACCGTTCGCATCGCCCCTCGTAAAGCGCGGTTAGTCATTGATTTGATCCGCGGGAAAGAAGTCGGTGAAGCGTTCGCCATTTTGCGTCACACGCCGAAAGCCGCTTCCCCGATCATCGAGAAAGTGTTGAAATCGGCTGTTGCCAACGCTGAACATAACTATGACATGGACATCAACAACTTAGTTGTTTCTCAAGCGTACGTAGATGAAGGCCCGACGCTGAAACGTTTCCGTCCGCGCGCGATGGGACGGGCAAGCGCCATTAATAAACGCACAAGCCACATTACAATCGTCGTTTCAGAAAAGAAGGAGGGATAA
- the rpsS gene encoding 30S ribosomal protein S19, which translates to MGRSLKKGPFCDEHLMKKIEKLNETGQKQVIKTWSRRSTIFPQFVGHTIAVYDGRKHVPVYITEDMVGHKLGEFAPTRTFRGHAGDDKKTKR; encoded by the coding sequence ATGGGTCGCAGCTTGAAAAAAGGTCCATTTTGCGATGAACATTTGATGAAAAAAATTGAAAAGCTCAATGAAACTGGGCAAAAACAAGTGATCAAAACATGGTCTCGCCGTTCGACGATCTTCCCGCAGTTTGTCGGCCATACGATCGCCGTATATGACGGCCGCAAACATGTACCGGTCTACATTACAGAGGACATGGTCGGGCATAAACTTGGTGAATTTGCGCCGACGCGCACGTTCCGCGGCCATGCCGGCGATGACAAGAAAACAAAACGGTAA
- a CDS encoding type Z 30S ribosomal protein S14 codes for MAKKSMIAKQKRTPKFKVRAYTRCERCGRPHSVYRKFKLCRICFRELAYKGQLPGIKKASW; via the coding sequence GTGGCTAAAAAATCGATGATCGCGAAACAAAAACGGACGCCGAAGTTTAAAGTAAGAGCGTACACCCGCTGCGAGCGCTGCGGCCGCCCGCATTCGGTTTACCGCAAATTTAAACTTTGCCGTATTTGTTTCCGTGAACTCGCATATAAAGGTCAACTTCCAGGCATTAAAAAAGCCAGCTGGTAA
- the rpmC gene encoding 50S ribosomal protein L29 codes for MKAKEIRDLTTAEIEQKIQSLKEELFNLRFQLATGQLENTARIRQVRKDIARMKTIIRERELAANK; via the coding sequence ATGAAAGCGAAAGAAATCCGTGATTTGACCACTGCCGAAATCGAGCAAAAAATTCAATCGTTGAAGGAAGAATTATTCAACCTTCGCTTCCAGCTGGCGACAGGCCAACTGGAAAACACGGCGCGCATCCGCCAAGTGCGCAAAGACATCGCCCGTATGAAAACGATCATTCGCGAACGCGAGCTCGCTGCCAATAAATAA
- the rplC gene encoding 50S ribosomal protein L3, whose product MTKGILGRKIGMTQVFAENGDLIPVTVIEATPNVVLQKKTIENDGYEAIQLGFEDVSVKRANKPQIGHAAKANTAPKRFIREIRGANVDEYEVGQEVKVDIFSEGDIVDVTGISKGKGFQGVIKRHGQSRGPMAHGSRYHRRPGSMGAIAPNRVFKTKNLPGRTGGERVTIQNLKIVKVDPERNLLLIKGNVPGPRKGLVIVKSAVKAKAK is encoded by the coding sequence ATGACGAAAGGAATCTTAGGAAGAAAAATCGGTATGACGCAAGTATTTGCGGAAAACGGCGATTTGATTCCGGTAACCGTCATCGAAGCGACGCCGAACGTCGTGCTGCAAAAGAAAACGATCGAAAACGACGGTTACGAAGCGATTCAATTAGGTTTTGAAGATGTAAGCGTAAAACGCGCCAACAAACCGCAAATCGGCCATGCTGCCAAAGCAAATACGGCACCTAAGCGCTTCATTCGTGAAATCCGCGGCGCCAACGTGGATGAATATGAAGTTGGCCAAGAAGTAAAAGTTGACATTTTCAGTGAAGGCGACATCGTCGATGTCACGGGCATTTCCAAAGGGAAAGGCTTCCAAGGCGTTATTAAACGTCACGGCCAATCGCGCGGACCAATGGCTCACGGTTCCCGTTACCATCGTCGTCCAGGTTCGATGGGGGCGATCGCGCCGAACCGCGTATTTAAAACGAAAAACCTGCCAGGCCGCACAGGCGGTGAGCGGGTCACGATCCAAAACTTGAAAATTGTCAAAGTTGACCCGGAACGCAACTTGCTGCTCATTAAAGGCAACGTACCAGGCCCGAGAAAAGGGTTAGTCATCGTGAAAAGCGCCGTTAAAGCGAAGGCGAAATAA
- the rplB gene encoding 50S ribosomal protein L2, which translates to MAIKKYKPTSNGRRGMTVLDFSEITTDQPEKSLLAPLKKKAGRNNQGKITVRHQGGGHKRQYRIIDFKRDKDGIPGRVATIEYDPNRSANIALINYADGEKRYILAPKNLKVGMEIMSGPDADIKVGNALPLENIPVGTLVHNIELKPGRGGQLVRAAGTSAQVLGKEGKYVIIRLASGEVRMILGKCRATVGEVGNEQHELVNIGKAGRARWLGIRPTVRGSVMNPVDHPHGGGEGKAPIGRKSPMTPWGKPTLGYKTRKKKNKSDKFIVRRRKK; encoded by the coding sequence ATGGCGATTAAAAAGTATAAACCGACATCGAACGGCCGTCGCGGCATGACGGTGCTTGATTTCTCGGAAATTACGACAGATCAGCCGGAAAAATCGCTGCTTGCCCCGTTGAAGAAAAAAGCGGGCCGCAACAACCAAGGGAAAATCACGGTTCGCCATCAAGGCGGTGGCCATAAGCGCCAATACCGGATTATCGATTTTAAACGTGACAAAGACGGAATTCCTGGACGCGTTGCTACGATCGAATACGATCCGAACCGTTCGGCGAATATTGCACTCATCAACTATGCTGACGGCGAGAAACGCTACATTCTCGCGCCGAAAAACTTAAAAGTCGGCATGGAAATCATGTCCGGCCCGGACGCAGACATTAAAGTTGGCAATGCGCTGCCGCTTGAGAACATTCCGGTCGGTACGCTCGTCCACAACATCGAGCTGAAACCAGGCCGTGGCGGTCAATTGGTGCGTGCAGCCGGCACATCGGCGCAAGTGCTCGGGAAAGAGGGTAAATACGTTATCATTCGTTTAGCTTCTGGCGAAGTGCGCATGATTTTAGGCAAATGCCGTGCCACAGTCGGTGAAGTAGGCAACGAGCAACACGAACTTGTCAACATCGGGAAAGCAGGGCGCGCTCGCTGGTTAGGCATCCGCCCGACAGTTCGCGGTTCGGTTATGAACCCGGTTGATCACCCGCACGGCGGTGGTGAAGGGAAAGCACCGATCGGACGCAAATCGCCGATGACGCCATGGGGCAAACCGACGCTCGGATACAAAACGCGCAAAAAGAAAAACAAATCGGATAAATTCATCGTCCGTCGCCGCAAGAAGTAA
- the tuf gene encoding elongation factor Tu — translation MAKAKFERTKPHVNIGTIGHVDHGKTTLTAAITTVLAKQGKAEARAYDQIDAAPEERERGITISTAHVEYETDARHYAHVDCPGHADYVKNMITGAAQMDGAILVVSAADGPMPQTREHILLSRQVGVPYIVVFLNKCDMVDDEELLELVEMEVRDLLSEYDFPGDEVPVIKGSALKALEGDPQWEEKIIELMNAVDEYIPTPQREVDKPFMMPVEDVFSITGRGTVATGRVERGTLKVGDPVEIIGLSDEPKTTTVTGVEMFRKLLDQAEAGDNIGALLRGVSRDEVERGQVLAKPGSITPHTKFKAQVYVLTKEEGGRHTPFFSNYRPQFYFRTTDVTGIITLPEGVEMVMPGDNVEMTVELIAPIAIEEGTKFSIREGGRTVGAGSVSEIIE, via the coding sequence ATGGCTAAAGCGAAATTTGAGCGTACGAAACCGCACGTCAACATTGGCACGATCGGCCACGTTGACCATGGGAAAACGACGTTGACAGCTGCGATCACAACAGTTCTTGCGAAACAAGGGAAAGCGGAAGCAAGAGCGTACGACCAAATCGACGCAGCTCCGGAAGAGCGTGAACGCGGAATCACGATTTCGACAGCGCACGTTGAGTATGAAACGGACGCTCGTCACTATGCGCACGTTGACTGCCCAGGCCACGCTGACTACGTCAAAAACATGATCACGGGCGCAGCGCAAATGGACGGCGCGATCCTTGTTGTATCGGCTGCTGACGGTCCGATGCCGCAAACGCGCGAACACATTCTTCTCTCCCGCCAAGTCGGTGTACCGTACATCGTTGTTTTCTTGAACAAATGCGACATGGTGGACGATGAAGAATTGCTTGAACTCGTTGAAATGGAAGTTCGCGATCTTCTCTCTGAATACGACTTCCCGGGCGACGAAGTGCCGGTCATCAAAGGTTCGGCATTAAAAGCACTCGAAGGCGACCCGCAATGGGAAGAAAAAATCATTGAACTGATGAACGCGGTTGACGAGTACATCCCGACTCCGCAACGTGAAGTAGACAAACCATTCATGATGCCGGTTGAGGACGTTTTCTCGATCACAGGCCGCGGTACGGTTGCGACGGGCCGTGTTGAGCGCGGTACGTTAAAAGTCGGCGACCCGGTTGAAATCATCGGTCTTTCGGACGAGCCGAAAACGACGACGGTTACGGGTGTAGAAATGTTCCGTAAGCTGCTTGACCAAGCGGAAGCTGGCGACAACATCGGTGCGCTTCTCCGCGGTGTATCGCGTGACGAAGTTGAGCGCGGCCAAGTATTGGCGAAACCGGGCTCGATCACGCCGCACACGAAATTTAAAGCGCAAGTTTACGTTCTGACGAAAGAAGAAGGCGGACGCCATACTCCGTTCTTCTCGAACTACCGTCCGCAATTCTACTTCCGTACAACGGACGTAACGGGCATCATCACGCTTCCGGAAGGCGTAGAAATGGTTATGCCTGGCGACAACGTTGAAATGACGGTTGAACTGATCGCTCCGATCGCGATCGAGGAAGGAACAAAATTCTCGATCCGTGAAGGCGGCCGCACGGTTGGTGCTGGTTCCGTATCGGAAATCATTGAGTAA
- a CDS encoding IS110 family transposase has translation MNCTQNYKIDQVTEQTLVVGIDIAKRTHYACFVDDRGRVLRKSFPIFQSKEGFQQLYKAIQGAMQAFGKSEVIVAVEPTGHYWLNLAYFLEEHGIPLVMVNPAHVCRSKELDDNLPTKHDAKDALVIARLAKDGRFLVPRLLHEIEADLRVGSTLKEKLRKEQTAVKNAIVRWTDRYFPEFWTVFRDLGKTALSVLEWTPLPADMAGRTVEELLEVYRQSEGMKCPQKAKIQALINTAKDSIGVTEGTAMARFEIAALVRRYRQLEAEIAALDAELKALVQTTMEYQWLKTVDGLGDATIIDLLAEIGSFAHYRDPRQLVKLAGLTLKENSSGQRKGQKHISKRGRKRLRSVLFRAMIPLIRHNEAFRELHEYYTTRSVNPLTGKQSIVALCRKLLNVLFAICTKKQAFDAERMKQDVLSQVQRAA, from the coding sequence ATGAATTGTACACAAAACTATAAAATTGATCAAGTAACCGAACAAACGCTTGTCGTGGGTATTGATATCGCGAAACGAACCCACTACGCCTGCTTCGTGGATGACCGGGGGCGCGTGCTTCGCAAATCGTTCCCGATCTTCCAGTCGAAAGAGGGGTTTCAACAGCTGTATAAAGCGATTCAGGGGGCGATGCAAGCGTTCGGGAAGTCAGAGGTGATCGTCGCCGTGGAGCCGACCGGGCACTACTGGTTGAACCTGGCCTACTTCCTCGAGGAGCACGGGATCCCGTTGGTCATGGTCAACCCGGCGCATGTGTGCCGGTCGAAAGAACTTGATGACAACCTGCCGACGAAACACGACGCCAAAGACGCCCTGGTCATTGCCAGACTGGCAAAAGACGGACGATTCCTCGTTCCCCGGCTGCTGCACGAGATTGAAGCCGATTTGCGCGTGGGGAGCACGCTCAAAGAGAAGCTCCGCAAGGAACAGACGGCGGTGAAAAACGCGATCGTCCGCTGGACGGATCGGTATTTTCCAGAGTTTTGGACCGTGTTTCGTGACTTGGGGAAAACGGCGCTTTCGGTGTTGGAGTGGACGCCGCTTCCGGCTGATATGGCCGGCCGGACGGTGGAGGAGCTTCTTGAGGTGTACCGGCAAAGCGAAGGGATGAAATGCCCGCAGAAGGCCAAAATTCAGGCGTTGATCAACACCGCGAAGGACTCGATTGGGGTGACGGAAGGGACAGCGATGGCCCGGTTTGAGATCGCCGCGCTCGTCCGCCGATACCGCCAATTGGAGGCGGAGATCGCTGCACTGGACGCCGAGTTGAAGGCATTGGTTCAAACGACGATGGAGTACCAATGGTTGAAAACGGTCGACGGGTTGGGAGACGCCACGATCATCGATCTGCTGGCGGAGATCGGCAGCTTCGCCCATTATCGGGACCCGCGCCAATTGGTGAAGTTGGCGGGCCTGACGCTCAAGGAGAACTCCTCCGGCCAGCGCAAAGGGCAAAAGCACATCTCCAAACGGGGACGGAAACGGTTGCGCTCGGTGCTGTTTCGGGCGATGATTCCGCTGATTCGGCATAACGAGGCGTTTCGCGAGCTGCATGAGTATTATACGACCCGATCCGTCAATCCGCTGACCGGAAAGCAGTCCATCGTCGCCTTGTGCCGGAAGCTGTTGAATGTGCTGTTTGCGATTTGTACGAAGAAACAAGCGTTTGACGCGGAGCGAATGAAACAGGACGTCTTGTCCCAGGTGCAACGGGCGGCCTAA
- the rplX gene encoding 50S ribosomal protein L24: protein MHVKKGDKVQVISGKDKGKQGVILAAFPKKNRVIVEGVNIVKKHAKPSQANPQGGIIEKEAPIHVSKVMPLDPKTGAPTRIGYKIVDGKKVRYAKKSGEILDK from the coding sequence ATGCATGTAAAAAAAGGTGATAAAGTGCAAGTAATCTCCGGCAAAGACAAAGGCAAACAAGGCGTCATCCTAGCGGCATTTCCGAAGAAAAACCGCGTCATCGTTGAAGGTGTCAACATCGTGAAAAAGCACGCGAAACCGTCGCAAGCAAATCCGCAAGGCGGCATTATTGAAAAAGAAGCGCCGATCCACGTTTCCAAAGTGATGCCGTTAGATCCGAAAACAGGCGCACCGACGCGCATCGGCTACAAAATTGTCGACGGCAAAAAAGTGCGCTATGCGAAAAAATCCGGAGAGATTTTAGATAAATAA
- the rplW gene encoding 50S ribosomal protein L23 translates to MKDPRDIIKRPIITENTMNLVGQRKYTFEVDVKANKTEVKDAVEKIFGVKVEKVNIMNYKGKFKRVGRYSGYTNRRRKAIVTLTPDSKEIELFEV, encoded by the coding sequence ATGAAAGACCCTCGCGACATTATTAAGCGCCCCATCATCACGGAAAATACGATGAACTTGGTCGGGCAACGGAAATATACGTTTGAAGTGGACGTCAAAGCGAACAAAACGGAAGTGAAAGACGCTGTTGAGAAAATCTTTGGCGTCAAAGTTGAGAAAGTCAACATTATGAACTATAAAGGGAAATTTAAACGCGTCGGCCGTTACAGCGGCTACACGAACCGCCGCCGCAAAGCGATCGTAACGCTGACGCCGGACAGCAAAGAAATCGAACTGTTCGAAGTGTAA
- the rplP gene encoding 50S ribosomal protein L16, with the protein MLMPKRVKYRREHRGRMKGRAKGGTEVHFGEFGLQALESAWITNRQIEAARRAMTRYMRRGGKVWIRIFPSKPYTAKPLEVRMGSGKGAPEGWVAVVKPGKVMFEVGGVSEEVAREALRLASHKLPIKCKFVKREETGGEA; encoded by the coding sequence ATGTTAATGCCAAAACGCGTCAAATATCGCCGCGAACATCGCGGACGGATGAAAGGCCGCGCGAAAGGCGGTACGGAAGTTCATTTCGGTGAATTCGGCTTGCAAGCATTGGAATCGGCTTGGATTACAAACCGACAAATCGAAGCAGCCCGCCGGGCGATGACTCGTTACATGAGACGGGGCGGGAAAGTATGGATTCGCATTTTCCCATCCAAACCGTATACAGCTAAGCCGCTTGAAGTGCGGATGGGTTCCGGTAAAGGGGCGCCGGAAGGATGGGTTGCTGTTGTCAAACCGGGCAAAGTCATGTTTGAAGTGGGCGGTGTTTCCGAGGAAGTGGCACGTGAAGCATTGCGTTTGGCTTCTCACAAGCTTCCGATCAAATGCAAATTTGTAAAACGTGAAGAAACTGGTGGTGAAGCGTAA
- the rpsJ gene encoding 30S ribosomal protein S10: MAKEKIRIRLKAYDHRILDQSAEKIVETAKRSGAKVSGPIPLPTERTVYTILRAVHKYKDSREQFEMRTHKRLIDIINPTPQTVDSLMRLDLPSGVDIEIKL, encoded by the coding sequence ATGGCAAAAGAAAAAATTCGCATTCGTTTAAAAGCTTATGATCATCGGATTTTAGACCAATCGGCGGAGAAAATCGTCGAAACCGCAAAACGTTCTGGAGCAAAGGTGTCGGGTCCGATCCCGCTGCCGACGGAAAGAACGGTCTATACGATTTTGCGTGCCGTTCACAAGTACAAAGACTCCCGTGAACAATTTGAAATGCGGACACATAAACGTTTGATCGACATCATTAATCCGACTCCGCAAACGGTGGATTCGTTAATGCGGTTAGATTTGCCGTCGGGCGTTGATATTGAAATTAAACTGTAA